The following are encoded in a window of Myxococcales bacterium genomic DNA:
- a CDS encoding VWA domain-containing protein, protein MSFGQPWFLLLLLLPLLVLVLRWRGKREATLLVGDAAAFRDLPAGWRQRLRKLPLLLRILAIAVLAFAVARPMAAKVTERIKSEGIDILLVLDVSESMRALDFKPDDRITVAKRVTAKFIEGRVGDRLGLVLFGTEAVTQCPLTVDHEVLVQLVEQAQSGMLGDSTAIGMALATAVNRLRDAPGKSRVIVLLTDGNNNAGKIDPITAARLAKSLNMKIYTVGVGIRGRSVIPIRDAFGRQRLVPIDDQLDEEALQQIARTGNGKYFRATDAEGLGHIFDEIDRMEKTQVEREKATHYQDRFEPLVWAGVALLFLELLLGGGPLRKVE, encoded by the coding sequence ATGAGCTTCGGGCAACCCTGGTTTTTGCTGTTGCTGCTGCTGCCGCTGCTGGTGCTCGTCCTGCGCTGGCGGGGCAAGCGCGAGGCGACGCTGCTGGTCGGCGACGCCGCCGCGTTCCGCGATTTGCCGGCCGGCTGGCGGCAGCGGTTGCGCAAACTGCCCCTGCTGCTGCGGATTCTGGCGATCGCCGTGCTGGCCTTCGCGGTCGCCCGGCCGATGGCCGCCAAGGTGACCGAGCGCATCAAGAGCGAGGGCATCGACATCCTACTGGTGCTCGACGTGTCCGAGTCGATGCGCGCGCTCGATTTCAAGCCCGACGACCGCATCACGGTGGCCAAGCGCGTCACCGCGAAGTTCATCGAGGGCCGGGTGGGCGACCGGCTGGGGCTGGTGCTGTTTGGCACCGAAGCCGTCACCCAGTGCCCGCTGACGGTCGATCACGAGGTGCTGGTGCAGTTGGTGGAGCAGGCGCAATCGGGGATGCTCGGCGATTCGACGGCGATCGGCATGGCGCTGGCCACGGCGGTCAACCGGCTGCGCGACGCGCCGGGCAAGAGCCGCGTCATCGTGCTGCTGACCGATGGCAACAACAACGCCGGCAAAATCGACCCGATCACCGCCGCGCGCCTCGCCAAGTCCTTGAACATGAAAATCTACACCGTCGGCGTCGGCATCCGCGGCCGGTCGGTGATTCCGATCCGCGACGCGTTCGGTCGCCAGCGGCTCGTGCCGATCGACGACCAGCTCGACGAGGAAGCGCTCCAGCAGATCGCCCGGACCGGCAACGGCAAGTATTTCCGCGCCACCGACGCCGAAGGCCTGGGGCACATCTTCGACGAAATCGACCGGATGGAAAAAACGCAGGTCGAGCGCGAGAAGGCCACGCACTACCAGGACCGTTTCGAGCCGCTGGTCTGGGCCGGCGTCGCGCTGCTGTTCCTGGAACTGCTGCTGGGCGGCGGCCCGCTACGGAAGGTGGAGTAA
- a CDS encoding VWA domain-containing protein, with product MRFAHPEVLSLLALVPLMLLGAWLLRRRSRRRLERLLPAAEQRAALRTARPGGVALRQALQALAVTFLVIAAARPQFGFDYVEVQRRGIDIVLAIDVSVSMLARDAMPDRLGQAKVIAGRLLDAIGSDRVAVLPFAGSSVLRWPLSFDHGAAKMLIDALDAQAVGRSGTGLKTAVEGALKLFTADEQFEKVLIILSDGEDHAGGIEEAARQAEKQKLIIHTIGIGGAHGVPIPLHDGKEENFKRDRSGNIVYTRLEPEPLQILSAVTGGQFVPASYGGEDVQKIAGTLAAMKGRDLKSSTVVRYKEQYQWFLLPAVALLAAESLLGRRKRRQG from the coding sequence ATGCGGTTCGCGCATCCCGAGGTTCTGTCGCTGCTGGCCCTGGTGCCGTTGATGCTGCTGGGCGCCTGGCTCCTGCGCCGCCGCTCGCGGCGGCGGCTGGAAAGGCTGTTGCCGGCGGCCGAACAGCGCGCGGCCTTGCGAACCGCGCGGCCCGGCGGGGTGGCGCTAAGGCAGGCCTTGCAGGCGCTGGCCGTGACGTTCCTGGTGATCGCGGCCGCGCGGCCGCAATTCGGCTTCGATTACGTCGAGGTGCAGCGCCGCGGCATCGACATCGTGCTGGCGATCGACGTATCGGTTTCGATGCTGGCCCGCGACGCCATGCCCGACCGTCTCGGCCAGGCCAAGGTGATCGCCGGCCGGCTGCTGGACGCGATCGGCAGCGACCGCGTGGCGGTGCTGCCCTTCGCCGGTTCGTCGGTGCTGCGCTGGCCGCTGTCGTTCGACCACGGCGCCGCCAAGATGCTGATCGACGCGCTCGACGCGCAGGCGGTGGGCCGCTCGGGCACCGGGCTGAAGACGGCGGTCGAGGGTGCGCTCAAGCTGTTCACCGCCGACGAGCAGTTCGAAAAGGTGCTGATCATTCTTTCCGACGGCGAGGACCACGCGGGCGGCATCGAGGAAGCGGCGCGCCAGGCCGAGAAACAGAAGCTCATCATCCATACGATCGGCATCGGCGGCGCGCACGGCGTGCCGATTCCGCTTCACGACGGCAAGGAAGAGAATTTCAAACGCGACCGGAGCGGCAACATCGTCTACACGCGGCTCGAACCGGAACCGTTGCAGATTTTGTCGGCCGTCACCGGCGGCCAGTTCGTCCCTGCCTCTTACGGCGGCGAGGACGTGCAAAAAATCGCCGGCACGCTGGCGGCGATGAAGGGCCGCGATCTCAAGTCGAGCACGGTCGTGCGGTACAAGGAGCAATACCAGTGGTTTTTGCTGCCGGCCGTGGCGCTGCTGGCGGCGGAAAGCCTGCTGGGGCGGCGTAAGCGGAGGCAGGGATGA
- a CDS encoding Fis family transcriptional regulator produces MDRQLVGAFDHFCLRYLHSVIPGELSNVHETVIGFFERRLLELAMRECNGNQLAASRLLGIHRNTLRRKLQYHEKSLGG; encoded by the coding sequence ATGGATCGCCAGTTGGTCGGCGCGTTCGATCATTTTTGCCTGCGGTATCTCCATTCGGTAATACCCGGCGAATTGAGCAACGTCCACGAAACCGTCATCGGCTTTTTTGAACGGCGCCTGTTGGAATTGGCCATGCGCGAATGCAACGGCAACCAATTGGCCGCCAGCCGCCTCTTGGGAATCCACCGCAACACCTTGCGAAGGAAGCTGCAATACCACGAAAAGTCGCTTGGCGGCTAG
- a CDS encoding YgiQ family radical SAM protein, giving the protein MQANTPNDETRVFRHLPMSRREMEWRCWDQLDVILVTGDAFIDHSGFEIAILGRVLETMGLRIGYIAQPDWQSKNDIQQLGKPRLFFAVSAGKNDSMVANYSPTKRPRKIDFFSPGRLPGLRPDSACKVYAELIHDTFPDVPIVLTGIEASGRKLAHFDFWDDALRPGLLAECPADLLLIGPGERAMTQVAQVLARNGSVFDCRNIRGLVYKITKDKMNEAEKLLPPEYIELPGYGELKLSKQTFVDFQRLVAANSDYHCGSRPLVQRYDDCVLVQTPPQRPLSTGELDRIHALPYSRTPHPRYREAGPIPSFETVKFSLTTHRGCFGDCTFCNQRQYEGRYISQRSKESIIKEAMLISGFRYFRGWISNVGGPVANMYGMGCQLDIDAKGQCTRRSCLEPDRCPNLKVDHSDYLDLLQAVRSVDGVERCYLSSHLRIDLLEADPVGEKFLEEVMRHFLSGHLKLPLEHVSEEVNRRLRKYHNGTIERFIEKFNHLKGKFELGDLSITPYFISAHPGSRLESAIEIAQFLKQHGLDQCQIQDFVPMPGTDSACMYYTGIDPSSEEPVYRPLAYRERKLQRSLFQFYKPQNERYVFEALKEANRLDLVGSECQCLLKSEPQWSPFE; this is encoded by the coding sequence ATGCAAGCGAATACCCCCAACGACGAAACTCGGGTTTTTCGGCACCTGCCGATGAGCCGGCGGGAAATGGAATGGCGGTGCTGGGATCAACTTGACGTGATCCTGGTGACCGGCGACGCCTTTATCGACCACTCCGGCTTTGAGATCGCGATCTTGGGCCGGGTGTTGGAAACGATGGGTCTGCGCATCGGATATATCGCCCAGCCGGACTGGCAATCGAAAAACGACATTCAACAACTGGGCAAACCGCGCCTGTTCTTCGCGGTCTCGGCGGGCAAGAACGATTCGATGGTGGCCAACTACAGCCCCACGAAACGACCGCGCAAAATCGATTTTTTCAGCCCTGGACGGTTGCCGGGATTGCGCCCGGACAGCGCCTGTAAGGTTTACGCCGAACTGATTCACGACACCTTTCCGGACGTGCCCATCGTGCTGACGGGCATCGAGGCGTCCGGCCGCAAGCTGGCTCATTTCGATTTCTGGGACGACGCGCTGCGCCCCGGCCTGCTCGCCGAATGCCCGGCCGACCTTTTGCTCATCGGGCCCGGCGAACGGGCGATGACCCAGGTCGCGCAGGTGCTGGCGCGCAACGGCTCGGTGTTCGACTGCCGGAACATTCGCGGCCTGGTCTACAAGATCACCAAAGACAAAATGAACGAGGCGGAAAAGCTGCTGCCGCCGGAATACATCGAATTGCCCGGCTACGGCGAGTTGAAACTTTCCAAACAGACCTTCGTCGATTTTCAGCGGCTGGTCGCGGCCAACAGCGACTACCACTGCGGTTCCCGCCCGCTCGTGCAGCGTTACGACGATTGCGTGCTGGTGCAGACGCCGCCGCAGCGGCCGCTGTCCACCGGCGAACTGGACCGGATCCACGCGCTGCCGTATTCGCGGACCCCGCATCCGCGGTATCGCGAAGCCGGGCCGATACCCTCGTTCGAAACCGTGAAATTCTCGTTGACGACCCATCGCGGCTGCTTCGGCGATTGCACGTTCTGCAATCAACGGCAGTACGAAGGCCGCTACATCAGCCAGCGCAGCAAGGAATCGATCATCAAGGAAGCCATGCTGATTTCCGGGTTCCGGTATTTCCGGGGCTGGATCAGCAACGTCGGCGGCCCGGTGGCGAACATGTACGGCATGGGCTGCCAGCTCGACATCGACGCCAAGGGGCAATGCACCCGCCGCAGTTGCCTGGAACCCGATCGTTGTCCCAACCTGAAGGTGGATCATTCGGATTACCTGGATCTGCTGCAGGCGGTGCGTTCGGTGGACGGCGTGGAACGTTGCTATCTGTCGAGCCACTTGCGGATCGACTTGCTCGAGGCCGATCCGGTCGGCGAAAAATTTCTGGAAGAGGTGATGCGCCATTTCCTTTCCGGCCACCTCAAATTGCCGCTCGAGCATGTCTCTGAAGAAGTGAATCGGCGCCTGCGCAAATATCACAACGGCACGATCGAGCGCTTCATCGAGAAATTCAACCATTTGAAGGGCAAGTTCGAGCTGGGCGACTTGTCGATCACCCCGTATTTCATCAGCGCCCACCCCGGCAGCCGGTTGGAAAGCGCGATCGAGATCGCCCAATTCCTGAAACAGCACGGCCTGGATCAATGCCAGATCCAGGATTTTGTACCCATGCCGGGCACGGATTCCGCCTGCATGTACTACACCGGCATCGATCCGTCCTCCGAAGAACCGGTCTACCGGCCGCTGGCCTACCGCGAGCGCAAACTGCAGCGCAGCCTCTTCCAATTTTACAAGCCGCAGAACGAACGGTACGTGTTCGAGGCGTTGAAAGAGGCCAACCGACTGGACCTGGTCGGCAGCGAATGCCAGTGCCTGTTGAAGAGCGAGCCGCAATGGTCGCCGTTTGAATGA
- a CDS encoding MoxR family ATPase has translation MISSELERIEREIVDQSAMVDRLLTEIGKRIIGQKGMVERILIAILADGHVLLEGMPGLAKTLAVKTFAAAIDAKFSRIQFTPDLLPADLVGTLIYRKETGEFVPKLGPVFANLILADEINRAPAKVQSALLEAMEERQVTIGDATHQLPSPFLVFATQNPIEQEGTYPLPEAQRDRFLLKLRIDYPTREEEKLIIERIGSAVLPEIDKVLTPAHLLEMRQVAHRVRVDEKIERYILDLVFATRYPDQVRGLKDWAALFEYGASPRASLGLLAAARCHAFLRHRAYVTPEDIKAIGPDVLRHRIIPSYEAEAEEKTVEDLVKAVFDNVEVP, from the coding sequence ATGATATCCAGCGAGTTGGAACGTATCGAACGGGAAATCGTCGACCAGTCGGCGATGGTCGATCGCTTGTTGACGGAAATCGGCAAGCGGATCATCGGCCAGAAGGGTATGGTCGAGCGGATTTTAATCGCCATCCTGGCCGACGGCCACGTGCTGCTCGAGGGCATGCCCGGCCTGGCCAAGACCCTGGCGGTCAAGACCTTCGCCGCGGCCATCGACGCCAAGTTCTCCCGCATTCAGTTCACGCCCGACCTCCTGCCCGCCGATCTCGTGGGCACCTTGATCTACCGCAAGGAAACGGGCGAATTTGTTCCCAAGCTCGGCCCGGTTTTCGCCAACCTGATCCTCGCCGACGAAATCAACCGCGCCCCCGCCAAGGTGCAAAGCGCCCTGCTCGAAGCCATGGAAGAACGCCAGGTGACCATCGGCGACGCCACCCACCAATTGCCGTCGCCCTTCCTGGTGTTCGCCACCCAGAACCCGATCGAGCAGGAAGGCACCTATCCGCTGCCCGAGGCCCAGCGCGACCGCTTCCTGCTCAAGCTGCGGATCGATTACCCGACGCGCGAGGAGGAAAAGCTGATTATCGAACGCATCGGCTCGGCGGTGCTGCCGGAAATCGACAAGGTGCTGACGCCGGCCCACCTGCTGGAAATGCGCCAGGTGGCGCACCGGGTGCGCGTCGACGAGAAGATCGAGCGCTACATCCTCGACCTGGTGTTCGCGACCCGCTATCCGGATCAGGTTCGGGGCCTGAAGGATTGGGCGGCGCTGTTCGAGTACGGCGCCAGCCCGCGCGCCAGCCTGGGTCTGCTGGCCGCCGCGCGCTGCCACGCCTTCCTGCGGCACCGCGCCTACGTCACGCCCGAGGACATCAAAGCCATCGGCCCCGACGTGCTGCGGCACCGCATCATTCCCAGTTACGAGGCCGAGGCGGAGGAGAAAACGGTTGAGGATCTGGTGAAGGCCGTCTTCGACAACGTCGAGGTGCCGTGA
- a CDS encoding protein BatD, with protein MRTRIGSLIAAACLACLLAAVPAVAQGVSLRLSVQPTAVAVGDTFQAVVSAEGRSGSAPELLGADGLEIVGSSTQSSVNFVNGQLSVNRQFVFTLLARRAGRFTLVARVTARGKEARSNPITVTVG; from the coding sequence ATGAGGACAAGGATTGGTAGTCTGATCGCGGCGGCCTGTTTGGCCTGCCTGCTGGCGGCGGTGCCCGCCGTCGCGCAGGGGGTGTCGCTGCGCTTGTCCGTTCAGCCGACGGCGGTCGCGGTGGGCGACACCTTTCAGGCGGTCGTCAGCGCGGAAGGCCGCTCCGGCAGTGCACCGGAGCTGCTGGGGGCCGACGGGTTGGAAATCGTCGGCAGTTCGACCCAGAGCAGCGTCAACTTCGTCAACGGGCAACTGTCGGTCAATCGCCAATTCGTCTTTACGCTGCTGGCGCGCCGCGCCGGCCGCTTCACCCTCGTGGCCCGCGTCACCGCCCGGGGCAAGGAAGCGCGGTCCAACCCGATCACCGTGACGGTCGGCA
- a CDS encoding tetratricopeptide repeat protein codes for MKRAGWLLLLLFLGGLAWAPASRADSVPGLVSRGNQAFAAGKIDEALADYQQAAELDPSRPEVQINLGNALFKKGNPADALKAYTNALTTDDPGLRSRALYNRGTAQIALQDYGSAIQSLRQSLRLNPNDEDAKHNLLYAQQKKQEQDEQKKQDQDKKQQDQNKQDQDKQDQDQQDQDKQDQDKQDQEQQDQDKQDQDQQDQDKQDQQKQDQQKKQGEQQSTPQPQDQQQQQQQEQQSAEEQQGEAGEAQEATPSPDQIDPAVAAAILDALQKEEQQQLQQRLQTEKSDEDEDKDW; via the coding sequence ATGAAACGCGCGGGATGGCTGCTGCTGTTGTTGTTCCTGGGCGGGCTGGCCTGGGCGCCGGCGAGCCGGGCCGACAGCGTTCCCGGGTTGGTCAGCCGCGGCAATCAGGCGTTCGCGGCGGGGAAGATCGACGAGGCGCTGGCTGATTATCAGCAGGCCGCCGAACTCGATCCGTCCCGCCCCGAGGTGCAGATCAACCTGGGCAACGCGCTGTTCAAGAAAGGCAATCCGGCCGACGCCCTCAAGGCCTATACCAACGCGCTGACCACCGACGACCCGGGCCTGCGTTCCCGCGCCCTGTACAATCGCGGCACCGCGCAAATCGCGCTGCAGGATTACGGCAGCGCCATTCAAAGCCTGCGCCAATCGCTGCGCCTGAATCCGAACGACGAGGACGCCAAGCACAACCTGCTTTACGCCCAGCAGAAAAAACAGGAGCAGGACGAACAGAAAAAGCAGGATCAGGACAAGAAACAGCAGGATCAAAACAAGCAGGATCAGGACAAACAGGACCAGGATCAGCAGGATCAGGACAAGCAGGATCAGGACAAACAGGACCAGGAACAGCAGGATCAGGACAAGCAGGATCAGGATCAGCAAGATCAGGACAAGCAGGATCAACAAAAACAGGATCAGCAGAAAAAACAGGGCGAGCAGCAATCGACCCCCCAGCCGCAGGACCAGCAGCAGCAACAACAACAAGAACAGCAATCCGCCGAGGAACAGCAAGGCGAGGCCGGCGAGGCTCAGGAGGCGACGCCGTCTCCCGACCAGATCGATCCCGCGGTTGCGGCGGCCATCCTGGACGCATTACAAAAGGAAGAACAACAACAATTGCAGCAACGGTTGCAGACGGAAAAGTCGGATGAGGATGAGGACAAGGATTGGTAG
- the selD gene encoding selenide, water dikinase SelD, whose translation MLEKLPRPTDARVLLGLGDDAGVYLLRDDLALVQTVDFFTPIVNEPRAFGAIAAANSLSDIYAMGATPLTGLNIVAFPQKGPPGMEVLSQILAGGYDKAAEAGLQIIGGHTVDDREPKYGLAVTGLIDPRELLAKKGARPGDLVILTKPIGTGILATALKAEMDPPGTEPLLIETCSFLNDKAAAVARRVAAHAVTDVTGFGLVVHFHELLGASGLGGELWLDQVPVLPGVAACLEMGLIPAGTYANRDYAYQWMQIDAAISDDLLLLANDAQTSGGLLMAVAPERAEEARLALREAGVASPAIVGRILDRPGPLLLKPGR comes from the coding sequence GTGTTGGAGAAACTGCCTCGTCCGACTGACGCCCGGGTGCTGCTCGGCCTGGGCGACGACGCCGGGGTGTATCTGCTGCGCGACGACCTGGCCTTGGTCCAGACGGTCGATTTCTTTACGCCGATCGTCAACGAGCCGCGGGCCTTCGGCGCCATCGCCGCCGCCAACAGCCTGTCGGACATCTACGCCATGGGCGCCACGCCGCTGACCGGCTTGAACATCGTCGCCTTTCCGCAGAAGGGGCCGCCGGGCATGGAAGTGCTGTCGCAGATCCTCGCCGGCGGCTACGACAAAGCGGCGGAGGCGGGCCTGCAGATCATCGGCGGCCACACGGTGGACGACCGGGAACCGAAATACGGCCTGGCGGTGACCGGCCTGATCGACCCGCGCGAATTGCTGGCCAAGAAGGGCGCGCGGCCCGGCGATTTGGTCATTCTGACCAAGCCGATCGGCACCGGAATTCTCGCCACCGCTTTGAAAGCGGAGATGGATCCGCCGGGAACCGAACCGTTGCTGATCGAAACCTGCTCGTTCCTCAACGACAAGGCGGCGGCCGTCGCGCGGCGCGTCGCGGCCCACGCGGTCACCGACGTCACCGGCTTCGGCCTGGTGGTGCATTTTCACGAGCTGCTCGGCGCCTCGGGGCTCGGCGGCGAATTGTGGCTCGACCAGGTGCCGGTTCTGCCCGGCGTGGCGGCGTGCCTGGAAATGGGCTTGATCCCGGCCGGCACGTACGCGAACCGCGATTATGCCTATCAATGGATGCAGATCGACGCGGCGATCTCCGACGATCTCCTGCTGCTGGCCAACGACGCCCAGACCAGCGGCGGGTTGCTGATGGCGGTCGCGCCGGAACGGGCCGAAGAAGCCCGCCTCGCCCTGCGCGAAGCGGGTGTCGCCTCGCCCGCGATCGTCGGCCGGATTCTGGACCGGCCCGGACCGCTGCTGCTCAAACCGGGTCGCTGA
- the thiD gene encoding bifunctional hydroxymethylpyrimidine kinase/phosphomethylpyrimidine kinase, translating to MKREPLVLCIAGFDPTGGAGLLADARSLTMVGARCLGVVTALTAQRPSGPARIFPVDVRQVKRTLNELIAELKPAAIKIGMLAETKIVRASVDFLKKSSLNCPVVLDPVLRAGAGGDLLAPDGMQAIRHRLLPYVLLVTPNVPEAEALTGMKIRSVAEMKQAAIAIREMGARYVLIKGGHLPGDPTDILAGPEGMRLWKGKRLTTRQIHGTGCMLSSMAAGYLALGKPITEAVAKSIRRVRGGIQTAWPPAAESATGWCYLGS from the coding sequence GTGAAACGGGAACCGTTGGTTCTTTGCATTGCCGGTTTCGATCCAACCGGGGGCGCCGGTTTGCTTGCGGACGCGCGGTCATTAACGATGGTCGGCGCGCGTTGCCTGGGAGTTGTTACGGCTCTCACAGCCCAGCGGCCCAGTGGCCCTGCTCGCATTTTTCCGGTGGATGTCCGGCAAGTGAAACGAACGCTAAATGAATTGATCGCCGAGTTGAAACCGGCGGCGATTAAAATCGGCATGTTGGCCGAAACGAAAATAGTCAGAGCAAGCGTGGACTTTTTAAAAAAATCATCTTTGAATTGTCCAGTCGTGTTGGATCCGGTATTGAGGGCCGGCGCCGGGGGCGATTTGTTGGCGCCTGACGGGATGCAGGCGATTCGGCATCGTTTATTGCCGTACGTCCTGCTGGTGACGCCGAACGTGCCGGAAGCCGAGGCACTGACTGGAATGAAGATCCGCTCGGTCGCGGAGATGAAGCAAGCCGCAATCGCAATCCGGGAAATGGGCGCGCGGTACGTTTTAATCAAGGGCGGCCATTTGCCCGGAGATCCGACAGACATCCTGGCGGGGCCGGAAGGCATGCGCCTTTGGAAAGGCAAACGCCTGACAACGCGGCAAATCCACGGCACGGGATGCATGCTGTCCTCGATGGCGGCCGGATATCTGGCTTTGGGGAAGCCAATTACGGAGGCAGTGGCGAAATCCATTCGCCGGGTTCGGGGAGGAATCCAAACTGCCTGGCCGCCGGCCGCGGAATCCGCGACCGGCTGGTGCTATCTCGGGTCTTGA
- a CDS encoding tRNA-dihydrouridine synthase family protein, which yields MKLRQLDLGSLPPVLLAPLAGYSDAPFRAVCRRQGADLTFTEMVSADSLALARPQSKGFLKTMGLLDAEFDDHPLAVQLFGKDPEHLATACRIVQNERPVEWIDLNAGCPVRKVVNSGHGVALMRDPPLLGRIVRALRRATDLPLSVKLRAGAEQVNALECAAICEREGADAVIVHPRTRAQMFGGVANWSLIAQVKQELRIPVIGNGDIQSGADAARLLATTHCDAVMIGRAAVARPWIFQSVKAVLAGAPEPPDYDGLRRLALLREHVELSCRYKGEVRTAKEMRKFALFLIKGMPGAAAARRDIASAASIAEMLALAAQVLRQTDGEEP from the coding sequence ATGAAATTGCGGCAGCTTGATCTCGGCTCGTTGCCGCCGGTGCTGCTGGCGCCGCTGGCCGGCTACAGCGATGCGCCGTTCCGCGCCGTCTGCCGCCGCCAGGGCGCCGATCTGACCTTTACCGAGATGGTCAGCGCCGACAGCCTGGCGCTCGCGCGGCCCCAGAGCAAGGGCTTTCTGAAAACGATGGGATTGCTCGATGCCGAGTTCGACGACCATCCGCTGGCCGTGCAGCTTTTCGGCAAAGATCCCGAACACCTGGCGACGGCCTGCCGGATCGTGCAAAACGAGCGGCCCGTGGAATGGATCGATCTCAACGCCGGTTGTCCCGTGCGCAAGGTGGTGAACTCGGGTCACGGCGTGGCGTTGATGCGCGACCCGCCGCTGCTCGGGCGGATCGTCCGCGCCCTGCGGCGGGCGACGGACCTGCCGCTGAGCGTCAAGCTGCGCGCCGGCGCGGAACAGGTCAATGCGCTCGAGTGCGCAGCTATCTGCGAGCGGGAAGGCGCCGACGCGGTCATCGTGCATCCGCGGACGCGGGCGCAAATGTTCGGCGGCGTCGCGAATTGGTCGCTCATCGCCCAAGTCAAGCAGGAACTGCGGATTCCGGTGATCGGCAACGGCGACATTCAATCGGGCGCCGACGCGGCGCGGCTGCTCGCGACCACGCATTGCGACGCGGTGATGATCGGTCGCGCGGCCGTGGCGCGGCCGTGGATTTTTCAATCCGTCAAAGCCGTGCTGGCCGGCGCGCCGGAACCGCCCGATTACGACGGATTGCGGCGATTGGCCTTGCTCCGGGAACACGTCGAGTTGTCGTGCCGCTACAAGGGCGAGGTCCGGACCGCCAAGGAAATGCGGAAATTCGCCTTGTTTCTTATTAAAGGAATGCCCGGAGCGGCGGCGGCCCGGCGCGATATCGCCTCGGCCGCAAGCATCGCCGAAATGCTGGCCTTGGCCGCGCAGGTCTTGCGTCAAACGGATGGAGAAGAGCCATGA
- a CDS encoding DUF58 domain-containing protein: protein MLTEQAIRRIRRVAITTRKQVETGFSGAYHSVFRGRGSQFDQVRPYQAGDPIRDIDWNVTARTGEPFVKLFTEERELTLLLVVDVSASGIFGSVRGKRELAAEAAAILAFSAVSMGDKVGLLRFTDRIEQYVPPRKGGKHVWRVIRDLLAGETVGVGTDIAQALAHLRKVRHRRAVVVLISDFRSPLPFERELRAVAGRHDLVAMEVLDPLDVALPKVGLIEVEDAENGERLWIDTSQPLVRRRYELRAAQQRRRLAELFARNGVDFLTLRTDEGAAPALMRFFDARQRRRR from the coding sequence ATGCTGACCGAACAGGCCATACGCCGCATCCGCCGGGTGGCGATCACGACCCGGAAACAGGTGGAAACCGGATTTTCCGGCGCCTACCATTCCGTCTTCCGCGGCCGCGGTTCGCAATTCGACCAGGTGCGTCCCTACCAGGCGGGCGATCCGATCCGCGACATCGACTGGAACGTCACCGCCCGCACCGGCGAGCCGTTCGTCAAACTGTTCACCGAGGAACGCGAACTGACCCTGCTGCTGGTGGTCGATGTCAGCGCCTCGGGCATTTTCGGCTCGGTGCGCGGCAAGCGCGAACTGGCCGCCGAGGCCGCCGCCATCCTCGCCTTCTCCGCCGTTTCCATGGGCGACAAGGTCGGCTTGTTGCGGTTCACCGACCGCATCGAGCAGTACGTGCCGCCGCGTAAGGGCGGCAAGCACGTCTGGCGCGTCATCCGCGATCTGCTGGCCGGCGAAACCGTCGGCGTCGGCACGGACATCGCCCAGGCGCTGGCCCATCTGCGCAAGGTGCGCCACCGCCGCGCGGTGGTGGTGTTGATCAGCGATTTCCGTTCGCCGCTGCCGTTCGAGCGCGAATTGCGCGCCGTGGCCGGCCGGCACGATCTGGTGGCGATGGAGGTGCTCGATCCGCTGGACGTGGCGTTGCCGAAGGTCGGCCTCATCGAGGTGGAGGACGCCGAGAACGGCGAACGGCTGTGGATCGACACCTCGCAGCCGCTGGTGCGGCGGCGGTATGAATTGCGGGCCGCCCAGCAGCGCCGCCGCCTGGCCGAACTGTTCGCGCGCAACGGCGTGGATTTTCTGACCCTGCGCACCGACGAGGGCGCCGCGCCGGCGCTGATGCGCTTTTTCGACGCGCGCCAGCGGAGGCGTCGATGA